A genome region from Maylandia zebra isolate NMK-2024a linkage group LG6, Mzebra_GT3a, whole genome shotgun sequence includes the following:
- the LOC112435045 gene encoding ecto-ADP-ribosyltransferase 5-like: protein MEYKKRVLLATIFFFTAVCYKVTAQETRLLDFLNSTNVVDDQYKGCHEEAMKTFIESDVLKRELSEGFQKAWNKSNECSKQIPQGRKEHTAALSVYLKADKSFIQTLNKAIETMGGNVSIYENHFNFKSLHFLLMDSMRLLKPKECKNFYVFQDGQNQPQKGSTVRFTSFTLAYSDYEELKRLEDVNENTILNLTSCFFVNLKDYVCGQEQDEILLSPAEVFTVEQVETKTTSDGDEYLEIVLKQSGLQSSHNCYIFSRTSRGHETTTAVIERSSVPGVVTDRNRSPPAVVSTLWLVSVLAALSLFSLAV, encoded by the exons atggagTACAAAAAAAGAGTGCTTCTTgctacaatattttttttcacagctgTCTGCTACAAA GTGACAGCACAGGAAACAAGGCTACTGGATTTTCTAAATAGCACAAATGTTGTAGATGACCAGTACAAAGGATGTCATGAAGAGGCCATGAAGACGTTCATCGAGTCAGATGTGTTAAAACGAGAACTAAGTGAAGGATTTCAGAAAGCGTGGAATAAAAGTAACGAGTGTTCAAAGCAGATCCCTCAAGGACGAAAAGAGCATACTGCTGCACTTTCAGTCTATCTTAAAGCGGATAAATCGTTCATACAAACACTGAACAAAGCAATAGAGACAATGGGTGGAAATGTTAGCATCTATGAAAACCACTTCAACTTCAAGTCTCTTCATTTCCTGCTGATGGACTCCATGAGGCTGCTGAAGCCAAAGGAGTGCAAGaacttttatgtttttcaaGATGGTCAAAACCAACCACAGAAAGGCTCCACAGTGAGATTTACAAGTTTCACTTTAGCTTATTCAGACTATGAAGAGCTAAAGAGACTTGAAGATGTCAATGAGAATACTATTTTAAATCTCACTTCATGCTTCTTTGTCAACCTGAAAGACTATGTGTGCGGTCAAGAACAGGATGAAATACTCTTGTCTCCAGCAGAAGTTTTCACTGTGGAACAAGTGGAAACAAAAACTACATCGGATGGTGACGAATACCTTGAGATTGTTTTGAAACAGTCAGGACTGCAAAGCTCACACAACTGTTACATCTTTTCACG CACTTCAAGAGGGCATGAGACTACCACAGCTGTCATAGAGCGATCCAG TGTTCCAGGAGTTGTCACAGACCGAAACag GTCTCCTCCAGCTGTTGTCTCCACCCTGTGGCTTGTATCAGTGCTTGCGGCcttatctttgttttctttagctGTTTAG
- the LOC101478947 gene encoding ecto-ADP-ribosyltransferase 5 isoform X2: MECRRKVLLAAIIFTVACNKVTAQETRLLDFLNSTDVVDDQYKGCREEAMKTFIESDLLKQELSSNEGFQKAWNKSIECSKKIPGGRKEHSAALSAYFRGDRPFILTLNKAIETMGGNVSIYENHFNFKSLHFLLMDSMTLLKPKECKNFYVFQDGQNQPQKGSTVRFTSFTLAYSDYEELKSLEDVNESTILNLTSCFFVNLKDYVCGQEQDEILLSPAEVFTVEQVKTKTTSDGDEYLEIDLSHSGLNSSHNCYIFPRRSGGQETTTAVTEQFSLPGGQKTTTTVTQQVSVPGVHETTTVATDRNSVPGVHETTTVVTDRNRSPPAVVSTLWLVSVLAALSLFSLAV, encoded by the exons ATGGAGTGCAGAAGAAAAGTCCTTCTTGCTGCAATAATTTTCACAGTTGCCTGCAACAAA GTGACCGCACAGGAAACAAGGCTACTGGATTTTCTAAATAGCACAGATGTTGTAGATGACCAGTACAAAGGATGCCGTGAAGAGGCCATGAAGACGTTCATCGAGTCAGACTTGTTAAAACAAGAACTAAGCAGCAATGAAGGATTTCAGAAAGCGTGGAATAAAAGCATCGAGTGTTCAAAGAAGATTCCTGGAGGAAGAAAAGAGCATAGTGCTGCACTTTCAGCCTATTTTAGAGGAGACCGGCCTTTCATACTAACACTGAACAAAGCAATAGAGACAATGGGTGGAAATGTTAGCATCTATGAAAACCACTTCAACTTCAAGTCTCTTCATTTCCTGCTGATGGACTCCATGACGCTGCTGAAGCCAAAGGAGTGCAAGaacttttatgtttttcaaGATGGTCAAAACCAACCACAGAAAGGCTCCACAGTGAGATTTACAAGTTTCACTTTAGCTTATTCAGACTATGAAGAGCTAAAGAGTCTTGAAGATGTCAATGAGAGTACTATTTTAAATCTCACTTCTTGTTTCTTTGTCAACCTGAAAGACTATGTGTGCGGTCAAGAACAGGATGAAATACTCTTATCTCCAGCAGAAGTTTTCACTGTGGaacaagtgaaaacaaaaactacatcgGATGGTGACGAATACCTTGAGATAGATTTAAGCCACTCAGGACTGAACAGCTCACACAACTGTTACATCTTTCCACG gaggTCAGGAGGGCAAGAGACTACCACAGCTGTCACAGAGCAATTCAG TCTTCCAGGAGGGCAGAAAACTACCACAACTGTCACACAGCAAGTCag TGTTCCAGGAGTGCATGAGACTACCACAGTTGCCACAGACCGAAACag TGTTCCAGGAGTGCATGAGACTACCACAGTTGTCACAGACCGAAACag GTCTCCTCCAGCTGTTGTCTCCACCCTGTGGCTTGTATCAGTGCTTGCGGCcttatctttgttttctttagctGTTTAG
- the LOC101478947 gene encoding ecto-ADP-ribosyltransferase 5 isoform X3, whose amino-acid sequence MECRRKVLLAAIIFTVACNKVTAQETRLLDFLNSTDVVDDQYKGCREEAMKTFIESDLLKQELSSNEGFQKAWNKSIECSKKIPGGRKEHSAALSAYFRGDRPFILTLNKAIETMGGNVSIYENHFNFKSLHFLLMDSMTLLKPKECKNFYVFQDGQNQPQKGSTVRFTSFTLAYSDYEELKSLEDVNESTILNLTSCFFVNLKDYVCGQEQDEILLSPAEVFTVEQVKTKTTSDGDEYLEIDLSHSGLNSSHNCYIFPRRSGGQETTTAVTEQFSLPGGQKTTTTVTQQVSVPGVHETTTVVTDRNSVPGVHETTTVVTDRNR is encoded by the exons ATGGAGTGCAGAAGAAAAGTCCTTCTTGCTGCAATAATTTTCACAGTTGCCTGCAACAAA GTGACCGCACAGGAAACAAGGCTACTGGATTTTCTAAATAGCACAGATGTTGTAGATGACCAGTACAAAGGATGCCGTGAAGAGGCCATGAAGACGTTCATCGAGTCAGACTTGTTAAAACAAGAACTAAGCAGCAATGAAGGATTTCAGAAAGCGTGGAATAAAAGCATCGAGTGTTCAAAGAAGATTCCTGGAGGAAGAAAAGAGCATAGTGCTGCACTTTCAGCCTATTTTAGAGGAGACCGGCCTTTCATACTAACACTGAACAAAGCAATAGAGACAATGGGTGGAAATGTTAGCATCTATGAAAACCACTTCAACTTCAAGTCTCTTCATTTCCTGCTGATGGACTCCATGACGCTGCTGAAGCCAAAGGAGTGCAAGaacttttatgtttttcaaGATGGTCAAAACCAACCACAGAAAGGCTCCACAGTGAGATTTACAAGTTTCACTTTAGCTTATTCAGACTATGAAGAGCTAAAGAGTCTTGAAGATGTCAATGAGAGTACTATTTTAAATCTCACTTCTTGTTTCTTTGTCAACCTGAAAGACTATGTGTGCGGTCAAGAACAGGATGAAATACTCTTATCTCCAGCAGAAGTTTTCACTGTGGaacaagtgaaaacaaaaactacatcgGATGGTGACGAATACCTTGAGATAGATTTAAGCCACTCAGGACTGAACAGCTCACACAACTGTTACATCTTTCCACG gaggTCAGGAGGGCAAGAGACTACCACAGCTGTCACAGAGCAATTCAG TCTTCCAGGAGGGCAGAAAACTACCACAACTGTCACACAGCAAGTCag TGTTCCAGGAGTGCATGAGACTACCACAGTTGTCACAGACCGAAACag TGTTCCAGGAGTGCATGAGACTACCACAGTTGTCACAGACCGAAACaggtaa
- the LOC101478947 gene encoding ecto-ADP-ribosyltransferase 5 isoform X1 encodes MECRRKVLLAAIIFTVACNKVTAQETRLLDFLNSTDVVDDQYKGCREEAMKTFIESDLLKQELSSNEGFQKAWNKSIECSKKIPGGRKEHSAALSAYFRGDRPFILTLNKAIETMGGNVSIYENHFNFKSLHFLLMDSMTLLKPKECKNFYVFQDGQNQPQKGSTVRFTSFTLAYSDYEELKSLEDVNESTILNLTSCFFVNLKDYVCGQEQDEILLSPAEVFTVEQVKTKTTSDGDEYLEIDLSHSGLNSSHNCYIFPRRSGGQETTTAVTEQFSLPGGQKTTTTVTQQVSVPGVHETTTVVTDRNSVPGVHETTTVVTDRNRSPPAVVSTLWLVSVLAALSLFSLAV; translated from the exons ATGGAGTGCAGAAGAAAAGTCCTTCTTGCTGCAATAATTTTCACAGTTGCCTGCAACAAA GTGACCGCACAGGAAACAAGGCTACTGGATTTTCTAAATAGCACAGATGTTGTAGATGACCAGTACAAAGGATGCCGTGAAGAGGCCATGAAGACGTTCATCGAGTCAGACTTGTTAAAACAAGAACTAAGCAGCAATGAAGGATTTCAGAAAGCGTGGAATAAAAGCATCGAGTGTTCAAAGAAGATTCCTGGAGGAAGAAAAGAGCATAGTGCTGCACTTTCAGCCTATTTTAGAGGAGACCGGCCTTTCATACTAACACTGAACAAAGCAATAGAGACAATGGGTGGAAATGTTAGCATCTATGAAAACCACTTCAACTTCAAGTCTCTTCATTTCCTGCTGATGGACTCCATGACGCTGCTGAAGCCAAAGGAGTGCAAGaacttttatgtttttcaaGATGGTCAAAACCAACCACAGAAAGGCTCCACAGTGAGATTTACAAGTTTCACTTTAGCTTATTCAGACTATGAAGAGCTAAAGAGTCTTGAAGATGTCAATGAGAGTACTATTTTAAATCTCACTTCTTGTTTCTTTGTCAACCTGAAAGACTATGTGTGCGGTCAAGAACAGGATGAAATACTCTTATCTCCAGCAGAAGTTTTCACTGTGGaacaagtgaaaacaaaaactacatcgGATGGTGACGAATACCTTGAGATAGATTTAAGCCACTCAGGACTGAACAGCTCACACAACTGTTACATCTTTCCACG gaggTCAGGAGGGCAAGAGACTACCACAGCTGTCACAGAGCAATTCAG TCTTCCAGGAGGGCAGAAAACTACCACAACTGTCACACAGCAAGTCag TGTTCCAGGAGTGCATGAGACTACCACAGTTGTCACAGACCGAAACag TGTTCCAGGAGTGCATGAGACTACCACAGTTGTCACAGACCGAAACag GTCTCCTCCAGCTGTTGTCTCCACCCTGTGGCTTGTATCAGTGCTTGCGGCcttatctttgttttctttagctGTTTAG
- the LOC111500324 gene encoding ecto-ADP-ribosyltransferase 5-like, translated as MEYRRKVLLATIIFRAVCYKVTAQDTRVLDVQKTIDVVDDQYKGCRDEAMKKFIESDVLKQELSNSEGFQKAWNKSIECSKPIPGGRKEHSAALSVYLKGDRPFINTLNKAIETMGGNVSIYENHFHFKSLHFLLMDSMRLLKPKECKNFYVLLSGQNQPQKGSTVRFPSFTLAHSNYEEPNNYYDLFEDIILNIKSCFFVSLEEHTCTKAGDTFLLSPAEVFTVDGVNSKTVEDGEEYVEIVLKHSGLKSSHNCFIFPRVSGELEPFITVTERDRSPPAVVSTLWLASVLAALSLFSLTV; from the exons ATGGAGTACAGAAGAAAAGTGCTTCTTGCTACAATAATTTTCAGAGCTGTCTGCTACAAA GTGACTGCACAGGATACAAGAGTACTGGATGTCCAAAAGACCATAGATGTTGTGGATGACCAGTACAAAGGATGCCGTGATGAGGCCATGAAGAAGTTCATTGAGTCAGATGTGTTAAAACAAGAACTAAGCAACAGTGAAGGATTTCAGAAAGCGTGGAATAAAAGTATTGAGTGTTCAAAACCGATTCCAGGAGGAAGAAAAGAGCATAGTGCTGCACTTTCAGTCTATCTTAAAGGAGATCGGCCTTtcataaacacactgaacaaagCAATAGAGACAATGGGTGGAAATGTTAGCATCTATGAAAACCACTTCCACTTCAAGTCTCTTCATTTCCTGCTGATGGACTCCATGAGGCTGCTGAAGCCAAAGGAGTGCAAGAACTTTTATGTTCTGCTAAGTGGTCAAAACCAACCACAGAAAGGCTCCACAGTGAGATTTCCAAGTTTCACCTTAGCTCATTCAAACTATGAAGAGCCAAACAATTATTATGATCTGTTTGAGgacatcattttaaatatcaaaTCTTGTTTCTTTGTCAGTCTGGAAGAACACACTTGCACTAAAGCAGGGGATACATTTCTCTTATCTCCAGCAGAAGTTTTCACTGTGGATGGTGTAAATAGCAAAACTGTGGAGGATGGTGAAGAATATGTTGAGATTGTTTTGAAACATTCAGGactgaaaagctcacacaactGTTTTATCTTTCCGAG GGTCTCAGGAGAACTGGAACCTTTCATAACTGTCACAGAGAGAGATag GTCTCCTCCAGCTGTTGTCTCCACCCTGTGGCTTGCGTCAGTGCTTGCGGCcttatctttgttttctttaactgtTTAG
- the LOC101478198 gene encoding ecto-ADP-ribosyltransferase 5 — protein sequence MGPLLFSLLQGFLALCRRQRGQKMENRRKVLAAIIFTAACSKVAAKDTRLLDVQETTDVVDDQYKGCREEAMKKFIESDVLKQELSNSEGFQKAWNKSNECSKQIPGGRKEHTAALSVYLKGDRPFILTLNKAIETMGGNVSIYENHFHFKSLHFLLMDSMRLLKPKECKNFYVLLSGQNQPQKGSTVRFPSFTSAYSDYEELKSETDLYEEVVLNLTSCFFVNLKDYVCGQEQDEILLSPAEVFTVQRVETKTTWDDDEYLEIVLNHSGLNSSHNCYMFSRSPQAVVSTLWLVLVFAALSLSV from the exons ATGGGCCCCTTGCTGTTCTCCCTGCTTCAG GGCTTTCTTGCACTCTGTAGAAGACAAAGAGGCCAAAAAATGGAGAACAGAAGAAAAGTGCTTGCTGCAATAATTTTCACAGCTGCCTGCAGCAAA GTGGCCGCAAAGGATACAAGATTACTGGATGTCCAAGAGACCACAGATGTTGTAGATGATCAGTACAAAGGATGTCGTGAAGAGGCCATGAAGAAGTTCATCGAGTCAGACGTGTTAAAACAAGAACTAAGCAACAGTGAAGGATTTCAGAAAGCGTGGAATAAAAGTAACGAGTGTTCAAAGCAGATCCCTGGAGGAAGAAAAGAGCATACTGCTGCACTTTCAGTCTATCTTAAAGGAGACCGGCCTTTCATACTAACACTGAACAAAGCAATAGAGACAATGGGTGGAAATGTTAGCATCTATGAAAACCACTTCCACTTCAAGTCTCTTCATTTCCTGCTGATGGACTCCATGAGGCTGCTGAAGCCAAAGGAGTGCAAGAACTTTTATGTTCTGCTAAGTGGTCAAAACCAACCACAGAAAGGCTCCACAGTGAGATTTCCAAGTTTCACCTCAGCTTATTCAGATTATGAAGAGCTAAAAAGTGAAACTGATCTGTATGAGGAGGTCGTTTTAAATCTCACTTCTTGTTTCTTTGTCAACCTGAAAGACTATGTGTGCGGTCAAGAACAGGATGAAATACTCTTATCTCCAGCAGAAGTTTTCACTGTGCAACGAGTAGAGACAAAAACTACATGGGATGATGACGAATACCTTGAGATTGTTTTAAACCACTCAGGACTGAACAGCTCACACAACTGTTACATGTTTTCACG GTCTCCTCAAGCTGTTGTCTCCACCTTGTGGCTTGTATTAGTGTTTGCAGCCTTATCCTTATCTGTTTAG
- the cldnd1b gene encoding claudin domain-containing protein 1b, which translates to MVDNRYATALVIGSVLSLLATVYLSVAVGTQHWYEYNTPEVNNTTHSEPVYPNGTRALWWRCILVASPSYWFKSPDRKMETRCSSFSLSDQLGTKYKPGNEEEEDLLRTYLWRCQFLLPLVSLALVFLSVLVGVCACLCRSFTPTFCVGVLHLLAGLCSLGTVCCFLAGVDLVHQNFPLPDGVEGTLGWSLYLALISFPLQMMAAALFLWAAKSHRKNYTRMTAYRVA; encoded by the exons ATGGTGGATAACCGGTACGCCACAGCTCTGGTTATCGGCTCCGTGCTGAGCCTGCTGGCCACAGTGTACCTCTCCGTGGCTGTGGGGACTCAGCACTGGTATGAGTACAATACCCCAgaagttaataatacaacgcaCAGCGAACCCGTATACCCCAACGGCACTCGGGCACTATGGTGGAGGTGTATCCTGGTAGCCAGCCCCTCATACTGGTTCAAATCTCCAG ATCGGAAGATGGAAACCCGCTGTTCAAGCTTTAGTCTTTCTGATCAGTTAGGTACAAAGTATAAACCTGGAaatgaggaagaagaagacCTGCTAAGAACAT ACTTGTGGAGGTGCCAGTTTCTGCTGCCCTTGGTGTCTCTGGCACTGGTGTTCCTCAGTGTCCTCGTTGGGGTCTGTGCCTGCTTGTGCCGCAGCTTTACCCCGACCTTCTGTGTGGGAGTGCTCCATCTTCTTGCAg GTCTGTGTTCTCTGGGCACCGTCTGCTGTTTCCTGGCCGGGGTGGATTTGGTCCACCAGAATTTCCCTCTGCCTGATGGGGTGGAGGGCACTTTGGGCTGGTCTCTTTACCTTGCCCTCATATCCTTCCCTCTGCAGATGatggcagctgctctgttcctgtgggCGGCCAAAAGTCACCGCAAAAATTACACTCGCATGACCGCTTACAGGGTAGCGTAA
- the LOC101479803 gene encoding N-acyl-aromatic-L-amino acid amidohydrolase (carboxylate-forming) B isoform X3, whose product MESVSFPPLSRVAVCGGTHGNEMTGVYMVRHLQKEKIDKIGSVSVSTVLTNPRAVEICRRYVETDLNRCFTEALLNSPVTDSSPYELRRAQELNAQIGPKGSKEAMDLIIDIHNTTSNMGLCFIFYSIDWFTLHILKYLQSKMASVEVRAIQLDIPIAEAYSLESVGKHGFAIEAGPQPNGVVRADIHNMVKEAVDHIFSWLQEFNSGSTFEGGEVEAYTLVKSIDYPRNPVTGEITAAIHSQLQDNDFKLLQRGNPIFMSFSGETVKYDGEDLYPFFVNECAYYEKKIAFHLARKIKLTLPPIKVTG is encoded by the exons ATGGAGTCTGTGTCTTTCCCACCGCTGTCCAGGGTTGCCGTTTGTGGTGGCACTCATGGAAATGAGATGACAGGGGTTTACATGGTGAGACATTTGCAGAAAGAGAAGATAGATAAAATTGGATCTGTTTCTGTCTCCACTGTCCTGACAAACCCACGGGCTGTGGAGATTTGCAGGAGATACGTAGAAACCGACCTTAACCGCTGTTTCACAGAAGCCTTGCTAAA TTCCCCTGTAACAGATTCATCACCCTATGAACTGAGGCGAGCTCAGGAGCTGAACGCTCAAATTGGGCCCAAAGGAAGCAAAGAGGCCATGGACCTGATCATAGACATCCACAACACCACTTCCAACATGGGCCTCTGCTTCATCTTTTACTCCATAGACTGGTTCACCCTGCACATTCTCAAGTACCTACAG AGTAAAATGGCTTCTGTGGAAGTTAGAGCAATCCAGCTGGACATACCGATCGCTGAGGCTTATTCTTTAGAATCGGTCGGCAAGCATGGCTTTG CAATAGAGGCCGGCCCACAGCCCAATGGTGTGGTCAGAGCAGATATCCATAACATGGTGAAAGAGGCAGTGGATCATATATTCAGTTGGCTTCAGGAATTTAATTCTG GAAGCACATTTGAAGGGGGTGAAGTGGAAGCATACACCTTGGTGAAAAGCATAGATTACCCGAGGAATCCAGTTACTGGGGAAATCACTGCTGCCATACACTCCCAGTTACAG GATAATGACTTCAAGCTTCTGCAGCGGGGCAATCCGATATTCATGTCATTTTCCGGGGAGACAGTGAAGTATGATGGCGAGGACCTCTACCCTTTCTTTGTCAATGAGTGCGCCTACTACGAGAAGAAGATCGCTTTTCATTTAGCTCGAAAGATAAAGTTGACACTCCCACCCATAAAAGTGACAGGCTGA
- the LOC101479803 gene encoding N-acyl-aromatic-L-amino acid amidohydrolase (carboxylate-forming) B isoform X2, translating into MTARTSSMESVSFPPLSRVAVCGGTHGNEMTGVYMVRHLQKEKIDKIGSVSVSTVLTNPRAVEICRRYVETDLNRCFTEALLNSPVTDSSPYELRRAQELNAQIGPKGSKEAMDLIIDIHNTTSNMGLCFIFYSIDWFTLHILKYLQSKMASVEVRAIQLDIPIAEAYSLESVGKHGFAIEAGPQPNGVVRADIHNMVKEAVDHIFSWLQEFNSGSTFEGGEVEAYTLVKSIDYPRNPVTGEITAAIHSQLQDNDFKLLQRGNPIFMSFSGETVKYDGEDLYPFFVNECAYYEKKIAFHLARKIKLTLPPIKVTG; encoded by the exons ATGACTGCCAGGACATCATCG ATGGAGTCTGTGTCTTTCCCACCGCTGTCCAGGGTTGCCGTTTGTGGTGGCACTCATGGAAATGAGATGACAGGGGTTTACATGGTGAGACATTTGCAGAAAGAGAAGATAGATAAAATTGGATCTGTTTCTGTCTCCACTGTCCTGACAAACCCACGGGCTGTGGAGATTTGCAGGAGATACGTAGAAACCGACCTTAACCGCTGTTTCACAGAAGCCTTGCTAAA TTCCCCTGTAACAGATTCATCACCCTATGAACTGAGGCGAGCTCAGGAGCTGAACGCTCAAATTGGGCCCAAAGGAAGCAAAGAGGCCATGGACCTGATCATAGACATCCACAACACCACTTCCAACATGGGCCTCTGCTTCATCTTTTACTCCATAGACTGGTTCACCCTGCACATTCTCAAGTACCTACAG AGTAAAATGGCTTCTGTGGAAGTTAGAGCAATCCAGCTGGACATACCGATCGCTGAGGCTTATTCTTTAGAATCGGTCGGCAAGCATGGCTTTG CAATAGAGGCCGGCCCACAGCCCAATGGTGTGGTCAGAGCAGATATCCATAACATGGTGAAAGAGGCAGTGGATCATATATTCAGTTGGCTTCAGGAATTTAATTCTG GAAGCACATTTGAAGGGGGTGAAGTGGAAGCATACACCTTGGTGAAAAGCATAGATTACCCGAGGAATCCAGTTACTGGGGAAATCACTGCTGCCATACACTCCCAGTTACAG GATAATGACTTCAAGCTTCTGCAGCGGGGCAATCCGATATTCATGTCATTTTCCGGGGAGACAGTGAAGTATGATGGCGAGGACCTCTACCCTTTCTTTGTCAATGAGTGCGCCTACTACGAGAAGAAGATCGCTTTTCATTTAGCTCGAAAGATAAAGTTGACACTCCCACCCATAAAAGTGACAGGCTGA